TGTGCCTGAAAGGGTAAAACTTTATTATCAAATCGATTAACCAGCTAATTCATAGCCTCTTTGTAATTAGCATTCGAGGTTTCGAGCGAGCGTATGGTTTCCAGAGCCACGCCGCCCAAACTCGAACGCAAATATTGTAGTTTTTCAATGTCACTTAGCTCATCATCATTTCCGGCAATTGCGACTTGCGATGAGCAGCCAAGCCTCGATTTAGTTTCGCCTTCACATTCATGAAAGCCTCGGCAAATTCAATCCGATGGTCGCTCGAGATCTCTGCGAAATCCAGTCTTTCCAGCGATATCTGCGCAGAATCAAATGCCTGGTTTACGGAATTGATCCATTCCATTCGCGCTAGCAAATCAGCTTCGTCAAACTGATCAATCGCCTCagggtttaaataaaatttcatcGAGTTAATTTGCCGCAAAGTAGATTGGGCTTTGACTCGGTAGTAGTCAACGTCACTTGTGGATTCATTTTGAGCCCGAACCGAGGCATcaggcatttttattttgatcacaagaaaaaaagataataaaataaaatgtccaacCGCGTTAGAGGCACAAAAcaccttatattttttaccgCGAAAATGTAGAGGTTAACAACCGTCGCCGAGATGCAACGGAACCTTTAacttggttgttgttgttcttgccgATAAATTGCCTGCCTAGCAACAGCGGATTTATGTAACTGGCAACGAATGTATGTATGGCTATATGTACATGTATATATGTAATATGCGCTTTTACCAACGATTAAATGCGATACACTTGCTAAGTATTATTTGCACAACAGTTTTGGTGTTTTTTCACAGCGCGAAATGCACAAAAAATCAAACGGCCGGCTGTGCACCTTTATATGCAcaaatgtgtgtttgtgaaacAAAGCGTTTGTTTAAACTATATTAAACAATCGCGAGACCGAGTTGCAGACTCCGATACAAACTGctatcacgtcggggtcaccaaatgtTTATGGGGAAAACAACGAATATGCCGCCCTTAttttagttataaataaaaacgcaCGAATAGGTtctattatatgtatatcatTTATTCGGAGCGGCAAACGGACTGAGTGTTAAAGCTTGGCTCCAcgctcttaaaatatttttatttaatttttaaacgctgttcacaaatgaagatttttaagctttgctgtgactttgaaattttgaatgcgcccacctcctcttgtggttgagttagattgaattttccaaaacgaccgtataaaagagacgtgtaactatttaattccgaaaagattaccaaaattggttgaccactcttgaagatatatcccaaaagacgaagaaaatttgtgattttcttaaattaaagataccgcaaataccagagctgatggactatagcagcggtcggcacacacatacgttgacattttgttttatatttgtgtgagtaatttgcactggccagctcatcgatgtgtgtgtgcagaccgctgttctacgttataggTGTGCGAGCTGCgcgccggcagaacaaaaccctatgctcacttaatagggcgctgccgaccgctggactataggcgtagtggcaacttatgcttagaaaagcctaatttatcgaaataaaatggtggcaggcctggacatcgacccatgtcacattttgtcggcctgtgttatcaatcaaatgtggaatcggaaaataataagttacttcgctacttttgtatgggatgtcaatcttttcgtgtgtgtacaaatgttttcgtttcattcaaaacaataaatttaaaaataacaaattcgaATTTAGAAACAAGTGTATACTtgcgcgcaaattaaaattgcattgataacattgtaactgatagaaggtataaaactgaaatttgaataattaaaacaaaattaattcgtaaagaaaagaaatgaatatcataaaataatttgacgtCGGACATAAATATTCCCCCTCTGACAAACCTTACGAAGATAAGAAAAGTGCatagaaaaaaacataaaatgcaATTGCATGTGCATTGCGCTTATCGCTTTGCCaaaaactacaacaacaacaataagcgCCACTCGCAGACAGCGGCTAGCCGATCGTACGACCTTCGCGACAATGCCTATAATCCGAGCCGTCTGCTTCGCACTTTACAATTGAGGGGCATGTTAGCTATGCCTTTCATCGTGGTCAGCGAATCGAGTCAAAAAATTTGgggatttaaaacattataaaatatttatttaacaactaTAAGAAAAGTTTGAGTAATTCAGGGGGCCTGCTAAAATAACGCACATTGATATAAATAAGAGGacagtaaaaatataaaaaaagaaaaaagagagatTTGAACTAGACACACGTACACAGAAAGAGTCACCAAAAagtctttgtttttgtgaatttcCCGCGtctaaaaaaatccaaaattgtTGAAAAGTGTCGTTTAAACTTTGTGTAGTTTTGATCCGTGCAGTGAATTTTgctaaaacaattaaatacgtTGGCAATAAgcaaatttatatttgccaGTACCAGCCAaagcaaacacaaaacaaGCGTCGAGCTAAGCAAAACGGAATCCGAAAAAAACTCACACGCACACGCACTCACTAAAACACTGAAATGGCTCCAGAAACAAAACGCTTGCGCGAAAATACGTCCACGGACCTTAAAAAAGACCGTCCAAATGAAACACTCTCAACTACGTTGATTGAGTTGGTAGAGCAGAAATTTGCTGAGCAGACTGCTAGCATTACTGCCACGATAACTGCCTCAATACAAAAATCTGAGGATCGCATTTTACAAGAAATGCATGAAAAAGTTAACGTGATGAGTGGAAAAATAGAAGAACTCACTCAACGGGTGCACCAACTGGAGAAGGAGGTCGCAGTGGTGGAAAAACTAAAGGAGAGGATGATGCAACTAGAGGCCGAGACCCAAGATGCACAAACTCTAGGAGGGCGGGTTGGAGAGATTGAAGCGCGGGTGGCAACGCAAGCGAACGAGTCCATCGCAGCGGACCTGAGAGTCCATGGAGTGCCTTACCAAGATAATGAAAACTTAAAATCATTATTTCACACACTGTGTTTCAATCTGAAACTTACGCCGCCGCCGAGGATTCGCGAGGCCTTTCGCATATCACCGAGAAGGCCAAATCCGACCGTAGACCCGatcattataattaaattcgaGCACGTGCGCGATAAAGCCGCAATACTGCGCGCGGCTGGTGCGTACCGAAGAGAATTTAAACAGCCACTAACCCTTCAACTGCTGGGAATGAACTCGCCGGCTGCTGTTTACCTTAATGAGCAGCTTTCAAGAGAAAACTACGAGATCTTCAGGGAGGCGAGACGCTTAAAAAGGCTTAAGCGCCTCTTTTGGGTCTTCACACGGCGGGGGATTGTTCACGTCACTCAATGCGTGGGAGCTGAGGTAATGTGCGTTGAGAGTATGCAGAAGCTTTACGATCTCTAAATGAATGTTTCGCTCTCTCTTAACAAATCATCTGTTGAGAAGGAAGGCGAACTAAGAGAAGCTGCAGATGACCAAAATCTTTTTCGTTAGAATATATCtcttaaatatgaaatgtatTAGGATTAGTTATAGTTAGTTTTTTTATTGGTACAACATAATTGTTCTTAAATTgcgtgtgtttatgtttcctATTCAACGTTTCTGATATAGAGGCATCCCAATCGAATAGTCGTACAATATTGAGGGTTCtcgccaaacaaaataatggGTTACATATTTGCCATATAAATGCGCAAAGTTTATGCAAAAAGATTGAAGAGTTCAGGTATTTGTTTGTTAAGTCCAACATAGATGTTTTGTGTGTTTCTGAGACGTGGTTTGCTCCTCAACTTAATGACGCTATGGTAGCATGTGATGGTTACGATATGTACAGATCCGATCGTGAGGGGCATGCCGGGGgtattaattcaaaactaaatacAAAACTAATATGTAAGCAGCCAACAGGTAGTGCAGTTGAATACCTATTCTTACAAGTCAACGGAAGTCGAAGCGCTTCCAATATGCTGCTCGGGTGTGTTTACCGACCGAATCGAACAGTAGACTATTCTGATTTTGTTGAAGTAGTGGCTTCATTATGTTGTAAATATAACAACGTTGTAATAACCGGGGATTTCAATAGTAATCTGCTTATTGAGCGGCATCTTAACTTAGAAATGGAGAGTCTTGGACTGATTCCTGTGAACTTTACTACACCTACACACTTCTCCAATACTCTCAACAGTCTTCttgatgttttttttgtaaatgatcGTAGTAAGACTCTGTTATATGACCAAGTCTCAGTGCCAGCTTTCTCAAAGCATGACTTAATCTATCTGACATATGAATTTGACCCTATTCTTCTTGACCACACCATAAATTACAGAGATTTTAGGAGAATTGATCTTGACTTACTTAGCCAGCATTTAGATGCCCTTGATCttaattatatacatacattaacAGACGTAAATGCCCAATTAGGCTTTTTGACAGAATGCATAGAGTCGTTGTATGAGAGATTTGTGCcccttaaacaaaaaattattagggCCACGGGAAATCCATGGTTTAATAATGCCATAGCTTTAAAGATATGCCAAAGAGATAATGCTTACAGAAGATGGAAAAGATACAAAATTCCTGATTACTATAAAGAATTTAAGTCATTACGAACTGTAGTAACCACCTTAATCGTTAATGCGAAGCGTGCTTACTATTCACAAAAACTTCAAACTGCCATGTCGATGAAGCAGAAATGGAaggagttaaaaaatttgggtGTTGGCAAgtccaaaagcaaaagcaatatAACTGCAGACCCCAATGAACTGAATATAAAATTTGTGCAATCAAACGTACCTGAAACTATGACCAACCCTTATCTTGACATTATTGTGAATAATATCTGTGATAATAGCTTTAGTTTTATGTGTGTTTCTTCTTGTGATGTTTTAGATTCGGTTCTTAAAGTAAAGTCGAATGCGGTAGGGCTTGATAATATACACCctagtttcataaaaataatcctgCCAAAAATCATTGACAAAATAACTTATGTGTTCAACACTGCATTTACGACTGCCTGTTTTCCTAATATctggaaaatggcaaaaattattcCCGTCCCCAAAGCCAATGATGAATACAGACCGATATCTATTCTGCCATTTCTTTCTAAGGTCTTTGAACAATTAATGGGACAACAGATTTATTTGTTCTTAGGCCAAAATTCATTAATGTGCAATAACCAATCTGGTTTTCGAAAATTTAGAAGCTGTACAACTGCGATATTAGATATAACCGAGAACATCAGACAGAAACTCGACAGTAACcagattacatttttaacattattGGACTTCAGCAAAGCATTTGACACGGTTAACCACGAAATTCTATgtacaaaacttttaaaattcttcagCTTTTCTGGACCCGCTGTTAAACTTATATCATCATACTTCAGTGGTAGAATGCAAGCTGTTTTTACTGAAAGTGGATATTCAGAACCACTTTTACTAAAACGTGGCGTGCCCCAAGGCTCTGTGTTAGGTccacttttgttttcaatGTATGTGAACGATTTACCAACTGTATTGTCTAACTGTAATGTCCACTTGTATTCTGACGATGTTCAAATGTACGTGAGCTGTCCTATAGGAAGAATATTAGACTGTGTAGATATATGTAACGTTGAATTGTCTAATGTTAGTAAGTGGGCAACAAACAATGGTCTCTCGCTTAATCCGTCTAAATGTAAGTGTATCGTTATAAGTAAAAAATCTTCAAGCATCCGTAATCTCCCAAATTTACGTATTGGTAATTCTCCGATCTTCTATGTAGAACAGGTGGCTAATCTTGGCATTACAATGAATTCCAACTTGTCATGGAGTACGCATGTTGTCAAATCCGTGGGGAGATCATATGGCCAACTCAGGCAACTTTATTTGTCGCAACAATTTTTACCAACATCCATACGACTTATGATAGCAAAATCTTACCTCCTACCAACATTGTGCTACGGAATAGAGATTTTCGGTCATTGTGACAGTGCCTCGCAACACAAGCTAAACATTGCATTTAATAACATAGCTAGATATGTATcaccattttacaaaaaaaaatcgatgaaatataccatgaatgaaacttTTGTtgtccggtaaggtacgtcttcctggttaagaaaatggcacttacaatttttttatggataaaattttttttaagtgtaaaaaacgtttttgacactttttgaATTTCTAACTTAAGTtatggttaaccgatttcaaccataaatgactcattttacaggtaatagaatgccctccaactttcttatacactgcattgagttccattcattagtttagaagctacacttcgtcaaagttgtaaaagtgagaagaaatgcaaaaatgctggcataaatggcatcgttaaaaatacacgcctaaaaaccgaaattagttttatgtcttatacttaaagatacatctttCAGTCAACTAACAGgaccatcaacaaaaaaatcaatcaatagttcgattttatatatattttttacgttGGGAAAACGGGGTATTACAGCtctgttagagccctgttgtgtcagttaacagctgtaaacggccaaaaaaacaccgttgtcgcaagcttcaaaaatgcatatcaaattaatttgctggtggattgtattgatcaatagcttgttttttttgtcaaagcaccttctaccagtagaagttataaaaataatttcggtttttaggcgtgtatttttagcgatgccatttatgccagcatttttgcattttttctcacgtgtacaactttgacgaagtgtagctaataaaactaatgaatggaactcaatgcagtgtat
The genomic region above belongs to Drosophila takahashii strain IR98-3 E-12201 chromosome 2L, DtakHiC1v2, whole genome shotgun sequence and contains:
- the LOC138914924 gene encoding uncharacterized protein, which translates into the protein MAPETKRLRENTSTDLKKDRPNETLSTTLIELVEQKFAEQTASITATITASIQKSEDRILQEMHEKVNVMSGKIEELTQRVHQLEKEVAVVEKLKERMMQLEAETQDAQTLGGRVGEIEARVATQANESIAADLRVHGVPYQDNENLKSLFHTLCFNLKLTPPPRIREAFRISPRRPNPTVDPIIIIKFEHVRDKAAILRAAGAYRREFKQPLTLQLLGMNSPAAVYLNEQLSRENYEIFREARRLKRLKRLFWVFTRRGIVHVTQCVGAEVMCVESMQKLYDL